CTACGGTTCACTGCACGTCGCCCCGTACCTGACCATCGGCGGCGGGGAAGCTGTCACCGAGGGCCCCCAGCCGGTGAAGACCATCCCCAGCCATTTTTCGACGGTCAAGGAAGCTTCGGACGCCGACATCGAAACGGTCTTCGGCAAAGAAGACAAGGACAAATTCTGGATCGGCAACCCTCTGGACATGGAGGTCAAGCTGTGCCTCAACCTGCCGGAGTTCGCCAAGCGCAGTAACGGCATCTTCGGCAAGAGCGGCACCGGCAAGACGTTCCTCACCCGAATGCTGCTCATTGGCCTGCTGCAGAAGAGCGCCGCGGTCAACCTGGTCTTCGACATGCATTCCGAATACGGCTGGGCCGGAACTTCCGAGAAGAAGCGCCAGGTGAAGGCCTTGAAACAGCTATTCCCGTCGCAGGTGGCGGTGTTCACCCTGGACGAGGAGAATTCCAAAAGCCGAGGCGTCAGCACTGACTACGTGGTCAGGATCGGCTTCGAGGAGATCGAACCGGAAGACCTGTCGCTCCTGCGCCAGACACTCAACCTCACCGACGCCGCGGTGGAGGCCGTCTACCAGTTGCGTCGGCATTTCGGCAAGGGCTGGATCGTCGCCGCTCAAAAGATCGAAGACTCCGAAACACTGGAAGAGCTTAAGATCCACGAGAGCACATTCCAGAATCTGAGGCGTGGGCTGAACACCATCCAGCGCCTACCTTTCATCTCTTCGAGCGCCCCCGGCGATGTCGTCGATCGCATCCTGGCTTACCTTGAGGCCGGCAAGCACGTGGTGCTGGAGTTCGGCCGCTATACGGACATCACCGCTTACATCCTGGTGGCCAACATGCTCACCCGCCGCATCTACGCCCGCTACCGCGACCGCATGGAAAAAGCTATAGCCGCCGATACCGGCTATCCCAAACCCCTGGTCATCACCATCGAGGAGGCGCACAAGTTCCTGAATCCCGGCGTGGCCGCCCAGACCATCTTCGGCACCATCGCCCGGGAGATGCGCAAGTACTCTGTCACCCTGCTTATCATCGACCAGCGCCCCTCCGGCATCGACGAGGAGATCATGTCCCAGCTCGGCACCAAGATCACCTGCCTGCTGGATTCCGAACGCGACATCGACGCCGTTCTGTCCGGCGTCTCCGGCAAGGGCGAGCTCAAGAACGTGCTGGCCAAGCTTTCGGCGCGCCAGCAGGCCCTCATCTTCGGCCATGCCGTGCCCATGCCCGTCGCCTTCGTGCCGCGGGAATACGGCTCCAGTTACGGGGACTGGGGTGAAGCGAAGACCACGGTGAGTGATAAGGACGCTGAAGACCTCTGGGCTTGACGACATCGACCGTGTAGGGGGGTGCAGCGAAGCGAAACTCATCACGCCATTCCACCCCCGGTGATGCGCCCAAAGCTCAGAACAGCCCCGGGGGGCTCATACCTCAAATACCAATCGGACATCCCTCGCAGCTTTTCTAATCAGGGACTAAGTCTTAAGTCCCATTTTACCTTGACAGCCCGTTCGGCGCCGTAGTAATATCAAACGTTAATATTCTTATAGGGGGAAAACAGCGCATGCTCAAAAAGGCACTAGTCCTTCTCCTGTCCCTGGTGATGGTATTCACCTTCGCCGCCTGCAACGACAACGGCACCACCGACCCGACCTCGACCGTTAAACCCGACATCAATATCGGCGCGGTCATGGATCTCAGCGGCGCCCTTTCCGGCATCGGCAGCGCCATCCGTGATGGCGTTATCCTGGCCGTCGAACAGGTCAACGCCAACGGCGGTATCGATGGCGCCAAGGTCAACCTGATCGTTGAAGACGGTAAGACCGACCCCACCGCCGGTTTTGATGCGGTCAAGAAACTGGCTACCATCAATGGCGTCAAGGTCATCATCGGCCCCATGATTTCCGGCGCGGTTATGGCTTCCGGTCAGTGGGCTGCGGACAACGGTGTCCTCCTCATCTCGCCCTCCGCCACCTCCCCGGCTATCGCCCAGCAGTCCTGGCGGCAATTCTTCTTCCGCACCGCTCCTTCTGACACCCTCCAGGGCAAAGCCATGGCTAAGATCATCAACGACGCCGGCTATCAGAGAGTCGCCATCGTCGTCCAGAACACCCAGTACGGTGTCGGCATCGCTGACGAAGTGACCAAGCTGGTTGCCGGCAAAGCGACCGTAGTTGTCACCATCAAGTATGATCCCCTCAAACTCGACTATCTCTCCGATCTCCAGGCTGTCAAAGCCGCCAACCCGGACGTAGTCGTCCATGCCGGTTATGAGGATGACGCTCAGATCGTCTTCAAGCAGGCTGCTCAGGTCGGCCTCAACACCGCCCAATGGATTACTTCCGAGGGTGTTAA
This Dehalogenimonas sp. THU2 DNA region includes the following protein-coding sequences:
- a CDS encoding ABC transporter substrate-binding protein, which gives rise to MLKKALVLLLSLVMVFTFAACNDNGTTDPTSTVKPDINIGAVMDLSGALSGIGSAIRDGVILAVEQVNANGGIDGAKVNLIVEDGKTDPTAGFDAVKKLATINGVKVIIGPMISGAVMASGQWAADNGVLLISPSATSPAIAQQSWRQFFFRTAPSDTLQGKAMAKIINDAGYQRVAIVVQNTQYGVGIADEVTKLVAGKATVVVTIKYDPLKLDYLSDLQAVKAANPDVVVHAGYEDDAQIVFKQAAQVGLNTAQWITSEGVKAPKTITDAQAAAFMATSVIGTNPVAPEGLALAATFAQQYQARFGQAPGTYNDFSYDAANLVLKAMQNVGATDASKIAAEVLKIAKNYSGVSGVITFDQYGDRQDATFEVWKVVQDGAGYKYEQVKLIS
- a CDS encoding ATP-binding protein translates to MSIEHKLGIVTAGSLNKGIEVKLDGASSIEDMAVGRYVTIEGRKRKFFGMITDVSLGVTDLNLTVSPPSGDDFISEVLSGTSAYGSLHVAPYLTIGGGEAVTEGPQPVKTIPSHFSTVKEASDADIETVFGKEDKDKFWIGNPLDMEVKLCLNLPEFAKRSNGIFGKSGTGKTFLTRMLLIGLLQKSAAVNLVFDMHSEYGWAGTSEKKRQVKALKQLFPSQVAVFTLDEENSKSRGVSTDYVVRIGFEEIEPEDLSLLRQTLNLTDAAVEAVYQLRRHFGKGWIVAAQKIEDSETLEELKIHESTFQNLRRGLNTIQRLPFISSSAPGDVVDRILAYLEAGKHVVLEFGRYTDITAYILVANMLTRRIYARYRDRMEKAIAADTGYPKPLVITIEEAHKFLNPGVAAQTIFGTIAREMRKYSVTLLIIDQRPSGIDEEIMSQLGTKITCLLDSERDIDAVLSGVSGKGELKNVLAKLSARQQALIFGHAVPMPVAFVPREYGSSYGDWGEAKTTVSDKDAEDLWA